From Salvia splendens isolate huo1 chromosome 16, SspV2, whole genome shotgun sequence, a single genomic window includes:
- the LOC121770312 gene encoding protein FAR1-RELATED SEQUENCE 5-like: MENVANNEVGFGIRKLGNKSVHGIIKWQYLACSKQGSKSFIPGYASKSTEVSVKRRRCRSFRCDCLAKLNWRYFSDGISSGYEVYQFVEYHNHLMVAHEHRHFMTADRSLDPIHRSFMEDCGRYCMIFAPFTGKDNHSRAVTFGAGLLSSEGRDSYSWLFGCFVRCMGVAPKMIITDQDWGMKLAVQQVLLQIRHRWCMWHIMVKVSDKLPKSLLGSEDFKKEFNACVWSDLLEPDEFDIIWNDIMERYGLEDVHWFGSMFEDREFWVPAYFRDFPMGSLPRTTSMSESENSFFKNYTKPRANLVQFMNFFNCAVGDQRNANSRLNYLDYSTIPDLSTQLPIEKHASTIYTDNIFKHVQQEISMVCEIVSITVEDNIKMHKVKDQYGRT, translated from the exons ATGGAGAACGTAGCAAATAACGAAG TTGGTTTTGGCATTCGTAAACTgggcaacaaatcagttcatgGTATTATTAAGTGGCAGTATTTGGCTTGCAGCAAACAAGGCTCTAAGAGTTTTATACCTGGTTATGCATCCAAATCAACTGAAGTGTCTGTTAAGAGGCGTAGGTGTCGGTCGTTTAGGTGTGACTGTCTTGCTAAGCTCAACTGGAGATATTTTTCAGATGGTATTAGCAGCGGGTATGAGGTTTATCAGTTTGTTGAgtatcataatcacttaatgGTTGCGCATGAGCATAGGCATTTTATGACGGCCGATCGCAGTCTGGATCCTATCCATCGAAGTTTTATGGAGGATTGTGGCAG GTATTGCATGATTTTTGCTCCATTCACTGGAAAAGATAACCACTCCAGAGCAGTTACATTTGGAGCTGGATTGTTATCAAGTGAAGGCAGAGACTCATATTCTTGGTTGTTTGGCTGTTTTGTTCGATGTATGGGGGTTGCACCCAAAATGATTATCACTGATCAAGATTGGGGGATGAAACTTGCTGTTCAACAAGTACTTTTACAAATAAGGCACCGATGGTGCATGTGGCATATTATGGTTAAGGTGTCAGATAAGTTGCCCAAATCCCTGCTTGGTAGTGAAGATTTCAAAAAAGAGTTTAATGCATGTGTTTGGTCTGATTTGTTAGAGCCTGATGAGTTTGatataatatggaatgatattATGGAACGGTATGGATTAGAAGACGTCCACTGGTTTGGATCGATGTTTGAAGATAGAGAATTCTGGGTTCCTGCTTATTTTCGAGATTTTCCCATGGGGTCGCTTCCTAGGACTACATCGATGTCTGAATCAGAgaatagtttttttaaaaactacacAAAGCCTCGTGCAAATCTTGTACAGTTCATGAATTTCTTTAACTGTGCTGTTGGAGATCAAAGGAATGCCAATTCACGATTGAACTACTTAGATTACTCAACTATTCCTGATTTGTCAACCCAATTGCCTATTGAGAAGCATGCATCTACAATCTACACTGATAATATTTTCAAACATGTACAACAGGAAATAAGTATGGTATGTGAGATTGTTTCGATAACTGTTGAGGATAACATCAAGATGCATAAGGTCAAGGACCAATATGGTAGAACATGA